A genomic stretch from Edaphobacter aggregans includes:
- a CDS encoding SRPBCC domain-containing protein — protein MTNWSRIVLGMDEVFRALADPTRRSLLDELFKNDGQTLSALEERLPMTRFGVMKHLKVLGEAGLVVTKRRGREKLHFLNAVPIRLLHDRWVSKYTEPWLASLAGLKHALENKTMEKIYEIYIKTTPEQLWHALTDTEMRSKYNFGMRVKSDWTSGSRYEGTGGGHLLLEGENLEVDPPRRLVQSFRAVWGEDVKAEGTSRVTFDIKPVGDSCQLRVTHDQLREGANDQLFGGWMMILSGLKTLLETGELLTTPGSQRWMEASREPVAAR, from the coding sequence GTGACTAATTGGTCACGTATTGTTTTGGGCATGGATGAGGTGTTCAGAGCGCTGGCTGATCCGACGCGACGGAGTTTGCTCGATGAGCTGTTCAAGAACGATGGGCAGACGTTGAGCGCGCTGGAGGAGCGGCTGCCGATGACGCGCTTCGGGGTGATGAAACACCTGAAGGTGCTCGGAGAGGCGGGGCTGGTCGTGACCAAGAGACGCGGCCGCGAAAAGCTGCACTTTCTGAATGCCGTTCCGATCCGGCTCCTCCACGACCGGTGGGTGAGCAAATACACCGAACCCTGGCTGGCGTCGCTGGCCGGCCTCAAACATGCATTGGAGAACAAGACAATGGAGAAGATATACGAGATCTACATTAAGACCACACCAGAGCAACTTTGGCATGCGCTGACGGATACGGAGATGCGGAGCAAGTATAACTTTGGCATGCGAGTGAAGTCGGATTGGACGTCGGGCTCGCGGTATGAGGGGACAGGCGGGGGACATCTGCTGCTGGAGGGCGAGAACCTGGAGGTCGATCCGCCGCGTCGGCTGGTGCAGAGCTTCCGGGCGGTGTGGGGCGAGGATGTGAAGGCCGAAGGGACGTCGCGGGTGACGTTCGATATTAAACCGGTCGGCGACTCGTGCCAGCTGCGGGTTACGCATGATCAGCTGCGCGAGGGAGCGAATGACCAGCTCTTTGGCGGATGGATGATGATTCTGTCGGGGCTGAAGACGCTGCTCGAGACTGGGGAACTGCTGACGACGCCGGGATCGCAGCGGTGGATGGAGGCTTCTCGGGAGCCTGTGGCTGCGAGGTAA
- a CDS encoding metal-dependent transcriptional regulator produces MANTLAKPLPEAKVTASATGSEAVDDYLKAIFQLSGREERQVSSTEIAAHLAITAASVTNMLQKLAASQPPMVVYEKHYGVRLSKAGKKRALEIIRHHRLIETFLHRILDYPWDEVHQEAERLEHFISERFEERIAAKLGNPEFDPHGHAIPALDGSLPGPEHQALSQLRPGQTAKVASVSDKDPEMLRYLATQGIRPGIPLTLTERLPFQGAYQIRIGRSPKLALLSEPLANAISVEVK; encoded by the coding sequence ATGGCAAACACTCTCGCGAAACCGCTCCCCGAAGCAAAAGTCACCGCATCCGCAACAGGCAGCGAGGCCGTAGACGACTACCTCAAAGCCATCTTCCAGCTCAGCGGACGCGAAGAGCGCCAGGTCTCCAGCACCGAAATCGCCGCCCATCTCGCCATCACCGCCGCGTCCGTCACCAACATGCTGCAGAAGCTCGCCGCCTCGCAGCCACCCATGGTCGTCTACGAGAAGCACTACGGCGTCAGGCTCTCCAAGGCCGGAAAAAAGCGCGCCCTCGAGATCATTCGCCACCACCGCCTCATCGAGACCTTCCTCCACAGAATCCTCGACTACCCTTGGGACGAGGTTCATCAGGAAGCCGAGCGCCTCGAGCACTTCATCTCCGAGCGCTTTGAAGAGCGCATCGCCGCCAAGCTTGGCAACCCTGAGTTCGACCCCCATGGCCACGCCATCCCCGCTCTCGACGGCTCCCTGCCCGGCCCCGAGCACCAGGCCCTCTCGCAGCTCCGTCCCGGCCAGACCGCAAAGGTCGCCAGCGTCTCCGACAAAGACCCCGAGATGCTCCGCTACCTCGCCACTCAGGGCATCCGACCCGGAATCCCCCTCACCCTCACCGAGCGTCTCCCCTTCCAGGGCGCCTATCAGATCCGCATCGGCCGCTCCCCCAAACTCGCCCTCCTCAGCGAGCCCCTCGCCAACGCCATCTCCGTCGAAGTCAAATAG
- a CDS encoding glycosyltransferase family 39 protein, translated as MPASTHTAVARDIPASERRRSILASGTAIVLYIASIRIILYLFAGPNYGYFRDELYYLACGEHSAWGYVDQPPLIGWIAWLLTHTIGTSLWALRLLPALAGTATVVLAGLLARELGGRRWAMFLASLASLMAPILLALSHLFTMNAFDPLLWTAIAFLIIRIVKADPPASRDRLWIAVGIVIGLTILNKYAVVFWLAGLLVGMALTPLRRSFRTRWFWLGCVIAAIIALPNFLWEWRHNFPFLELMHNVRASGRDILLPPIPYLKAQAEMLGYIAAILVVFALFFFFSKQGRPYRALGWAYLFFLAQMMLLRGKMYYVAPVYPMIFAAGAVWIDRATRRPLWLWSNFWVKPLLALGIFAVAAVYAPTVLPVLSVPQFLAYTHALGIEQQKFEHTAPSLLPQLYSDMFGWEEMAQKVAAYYNTLSPDEQRRTAIFANNYGYAGAIDFFGPRYGLPKSIGGHQSYWLWGPRDYTGESVIVLGEGHEENMQTKCASYTIVGHTNYPLSRPDDWLPIYHCRGFKWNLQEAWPKLKSWR; from the coding sequence ATGCCCGCGAGCACGCACACCGCCGTCGCCCGAGATATCCCTGCCTCCGAGCGCAGAAGGTCCATCCTCGCCTCCGGAACCGCCATCGTCCTCTATATCGCCTCCATCCGGATCATCCTTTACCTCTTCGCCGGCCCCAACTACGGCTACTTCCGCGACGAGCTCTACTACCTGGCATGTGGCGAACACTCCGCCTGGGGATACGTCGATCAGCCCCCACTCATCGGATGGATCGCCTGGCTCCTGACCCACACCATCGGCACCTCGCTCTGGGCTCTTCGCCTCCTACCCGCCCTCGCCGGTACCGCAACCGTCGTCCTCGCCGGCCTGCTAGCGCGCGAACTCGGAGGCCGCCGCTGGGCCATGTTCCTCGCCTCTCTCGCCAGCCTGATGGCTCCGATCCTGCTCGCCCTCTCGCACCTCTTCACCATGAACGCCTTCGATCCGCTCCTCTGGACCGCGATCGCCTTCCTCATCATCCGCATCGTCAAAGCAGACCCTCCAGCCAGCCGCGACCGCCTCTGGATAGCCGTCGGCATCGTCATCGGCCTGACCATCCTCAACAAATACGCCGTCGTCTTCTGGTTAGCAGGCCTCCTCGTCGGCATGGCCCTCACGCCCCTCCGCCGATCGTTCCGCACGCGCTGGTTCTGGCTCGGCTGCGTCATCGCAGCAATCATCGCCCTCCCCAACTTTCTATGGGAGTGGCGCCACAATTTCCCCTTCCTCGAACTGATGCACAACGTCCGCGCCAGTGGCCGCGACATTCTCCTTCCACCCATCCCCTACCTCAAAGCCCAGGCCGAGATGCTCGGCTACATCGCCGCCATCCTCGTCGTCTTCGCCCTTTTCTTCTTCTTCTCGAAACAAGGCCGCCCCTACCGAGCCCTCGGCTGGGCCTATCTCTTCTTCCTCGCCCAGATGATGCTTCTCCGCGGCAAGATGTACTACGTCGCCCCCGTCTACCCCATGATCTTCGCCGCCGGAGCCGTCTGGATCGACCGCGCCACCCGCCGTCCCCTCTGGCTCTGGAGCAATTTCTGGGTCAAGCCCCTCCTCGCCCTCGGCATCTTTGCCGTCGCAGCCGTCTACGCTCCCACCGTCCTACCCGTCCTCAGTGTCCCGCAATTCCTCGCCTACACGCACGCCCTCGGCATCGAGCAACAAAAATTCGAGCACACCGCACCCAGCCTGCTCCCCCAGCTCTACTCCGACATGTTCGGCTGGGAAGAGATGGCCCAGAAGGTCGCTGCCTACTACAACACTCTCTCCCCCGACGAGCAGCGCCGCACCGCCATCTTCGCCAACAACTACGGCTACGCCGGAGCCATCGACTTCTTCGGTCCCCGCTACGGTCTCCCCAAATCCATCGGAGGCCACCAGTCCTACTGGCTCTGGGGTCCCCGCGACTACACCGGCGAGAGCGTGATCGTCCTCGGCGAAGGCCACGAAGAGAACATGCAGACCAAGTGCGCCAGCTACACCATCGTCGGCCACACCAACTACCCGCTCTCCCGCCCCGACGACTGGCTCCCCATCTACCACTGCCGGGGCTTCAAGTGGAACCTCCAGGAAGCGTGGCCCAAACTAAAAAGCTGGCGATAA
- a CDS encoding threonine dehydratase — protein MMDGLPGLKEIQRAAELVYRTMPATPQYSWPLINERAGAEVWVKHENHAPVGAFKLRGGLVYMDWLRRARPEVTTVVSATRGNHGQSIALAAAKSGIRAVIVVPQGNSEEKNRAMQTLGAELVVHGEDFQAALEHAVRLEKENGWHWVPSYHRLLATGVATYALEFLSTCPELDTVYVPIGMGSGISGMIAVRDALGLKTKIVGVTSTLAPASALSFAAGKVVEHAVSTRIADGVSCRRPDETAVAVFRAGLERIIEVNDDEVEEAMRIYFADTHNVAEGAGAIGLAGLLRDRGAGGRRVGTVLTGGNVDSAVFAGVLAGRAVK, from the coding sequence ATGATGGATGGGTTGCCGGGGTTGAAGGAGATTCAGCGGGCCGCGGAGTTGGTATATCGGACTATGCCTGCGACGCCTCAGTACTCGTGGCCGCTCATTAATGAGCGAGCTGGCGCTGAGGTCTGGGTGAAGCACGAGAACCATGCGCCGGTGGGGGCGTTCAAGCTTCGCGGTGGGCTGGTGTATATGGACTGGCTCAGGCGGGCGCGGCCTGAGGTGACGACGGTGGTGTCGGCTACACGGGGGAATCATGGGCAGTCGATTGCGCTGGCCGCGGCGAAGAGTGGGATTCGCGCGGTGATTGTGGTTCCGCAGGGGAATAGCGAGGAGAAGAATAGGGCGATGCAGACGCTGGGGGCTGAGCTGGTGGTGCATGGCGAGGATTTTCAAGCCGCGCTGGAGCATGCCGTGAGGCTTGAGAAGGAGAATGGGTGGCACTGGGTTCCGAGCTATCACCGACTGCTGGCGACGGGCGTAGCGACGTATGCGCTGGAGTTTCTTTCGACGTGTCCGGAGCTGGATACGGTTTATGTGCCGATCGGGATGGGGTCGGGGATCAGCGGGATGATTGCGGTACGGGATGCGTTGGGGTTGAAGACGAAGATCGTGGGGGTGACTTCGACGCTGGCTCCGGCGTCTGCGCTGTCGTTTGCAGCAGGGAAGGTGGTGGAACATGCGGTGTCGACGCGGATTGCGGATGGGGTTTCGTGCAGACGACCGGATGAGACGGCGGTTGCTGTCTTTCGGGCGGGACTGGAGCGCATCATCGAGGTGAATGACGATGAAGTAGAGGAGGCGATGCGGATCTATTTTGCCGATACACACAATGTCGCGGAGGGTGCCGGGGCGATCGGATTGGCGGGGTTGCTGAGGGATCGCGGGGCCGGCGGACGCCGCGTTGGGACCGTGCTGACCGGGGGCAATGTGGATAGTGCCGTTTTTGCCGGTGTGCTTGCGGGTAGGGCGGTGAAGTAA
- a CDS encoding Nramp family divalent metal transporter: MTNVLVSEENLKPTFRRNEIWAYFGPAFVASVAYIDPGNFATNIEGGSRFGYRLLWVLLWSNAMAILIQYLSAKLGIVTGHTLPQNCRRHFSRPMTIFLWVAAEVSAIATDLAEFLGAALGFYLLIGPVMLAHGWSRTGTMVTAALVSAVLVFVILALDLAGFRWLERGIMMFVAVIGLSYGFEIFLVHPDWRLAAFHTLVPTLDPKDFQGSLYVAVGMLGATVMPHVVYLHSALVQPRRKELIMQPKIEGFSRRRNYLRFELIDVFVAMNGAWLINSAMIVMAAVAFANLGSPVTTIEGAHHTLGPLLGPASATMFAVALLCSGLSSSTVGVMAGQVIIEGFLDIKFSIFLRRLITIIPALVVIAVGLDPLKILILSQVVLSFALPFALVPLLVLTNRKSVMGSFTSTLRTRVAGWVVVGIIVTLNVVLLGQIAFGS, from the coding sequence ATGACTAATGTTTTAGTTAGCGAAGAGAATCTTAAGCCGACCTTCCGGAGGAATGAGATATGGGCATACTTTGGGCCGGCGTTTGTGGCCTCGGTGGCTTATATCGATCCGGGGAACTTCGCGACGAACATTGAAGGGGGAAGCCGGTTCGGGTATCGGCTGCTGTGGGTGCTGCTGTGGTCGAATGCGATGGCGATTTTGATCCAGTACCTGTCGGCGAAGCTGGGGATCGTGACTGGGCATACGCTGCCGCAGAATTGCAGGAGGCATTTTTCGCGGCCGATGACCATTTTTCTCTGGGTGGCGGCGGAGGTTTCTGCGATTGCTACGGATCTGGCGGAGTTTCTGGGTGCGGCGCTGGGTTTTTATCTGCTGATCGGGCCTGTGATGCTGGCGCATGGGTGGTCGCGAACGGGGACGATGGTTACGGCGGCGCTGGTGTCGGCGGTGCTGGTGTTTGTGATTCTGGCGCTGGACCTGGCGGGGTTTCGGTGGCTGGAGCGCGGGATCATGATGTTTGTGGCGGTGATCGGACTCAGTTATGGGTTTGAAATCTTTCTTGTGCATCCGGACTGGAGGCTGGCGGCTTTTCATACGCTAGTGCCGACGCTTGATCCGAAGGATTTTCAGGGGAGCCTGTATGTTGCCGTCGGCATGCTGGGCGCGACGGTGATGCCGCATGTGGTGTATCTGCATTCGGCGCTAGTGCAGCCGCGGCGGAAGGAATTGATCATGCAGCCGAAGATCGAGGGGTTCTCGCGGCGGCGGAATTATCTGCGGTTTGAGCTGATTGATGTGTTTGTGGCGATGAATGGGGCGTGGCTGATCAATTCGGCAATGATCGTGATGGCGGCGGTGGCGTTTGCGAACCTAGGGAGCCCGGTGACGACGATCGAGGGGGCGCACCATACGCTTGGGCCGCTGCTGGGGCCAGCGTCGGCGACGATGTTTGCGGTGGCGCTGCTTTGCTCGGGGTTGTCGTCGTCCACGGTGGGGGTGATGGCGGGGCAGGTGATTATTGAGGGCTTTCTGGATATCAAGTTTTCGATCTTTTTGCGGCGGTTGATTACGATTATTCCGGCGCTGGTGGTGATTGCTGTGGGGCTTGATCCGCTGAAGATTTTGATTTTGTCGCAGGTGGTGTTGAGCTTTGCGCTGCCGTTTGCGCTGGTTCCGCTGCTAGTGCTGACGAACCGAAAGTCGGTGATGGGGTCGTTTACGAGCACGCTGCGGACCCGGGTTGCGGGGTGGGTGGTGGTGGGGATTATTGTGACGCTGAACGTGGTGTTGCTGGGGCAGATTGCGTTTGGGAGTTAG